A genomic window from Salvelinus namaycush isolate Seneca chromosome 21, SaNama_1.0, whole genome shotgun sequence includes:
- the fem1b gene encoding protein fem-1 homolog B, whose product MDSLAGYVYKAAAEGRVLTLAALMLNHSEAETRYLLSYVTHLAGQRSTPLIIASRNGHDKVVRLLLDHYRVDTEQTGTVRFDGYVIDGATALWCSAGAGHFEVVRQLVCHQANVNHTTVTNSTPLRAACFDGRLDIVKYLVEHQANIGIANKYDNTCLMIAAYKGHTDVVGFLLEHGADPNAKAHCGATALHFAAEAGHLDIVKELVRCQAAMVVNGHGMTPLKVAAESCKADVVELLLLHAECDPHSRIEALELLGASFANDRENYDILKTYHYLYLAMLERHRDLGALIAKELLPPIEAYGGRGECRTPQELEAIRADRNALHMEGLMVRERILGSDNIDVSHPIIYRGAVYADNMEFDQCIKLWLHALLLRQKGNRNTHKDLLRFAQVFSQMVHLKEPVGAEPVKQVLHCSVLEIQRSMARVEAAPEAELHTAMDNYESNVFTFLYLVCISTKTVCGEEERARINKQIYNLIQLDPRSREGSSLLHLAISSSTPVDDFHTNDVCTFPNAQVTKLLLDCGAQVNAVDHEGNSPLHIIVQYNRPISDFLTLHAIIISLVEAGAHTDMTNKQKKTPLDKSTTGVSEILLKTQMKMSLKCLASRAVRQHQITYRNQIPKTLEEFVEFH is encoded by the exons ATGGACTCGCTTGCCGGGTACGTATACAAAGCGGCTGCTGAGGGCCGAGTCCTGACGTTGGCCGCCCTGATGCTCAACCACTCCGAGGCCGAGACACGATATTTACTGAGTTACGTGACCCACCTCGCTGGCCAACGGTCAACTCCTCTCATCATTGCATCTCGAAACGGACACGACAAAGTTGTGAGGCTGCTGCTGGATCACTACAGGGTGGATACCGAACAGACAGGCACAGTCAGATTTGACGG GTATGTCATTGATGGGGCCACCGCCTTGTGGTGTTCGGCTGGCGCAGGACACTTTGAGGTGGTCCGCCAGTTGGTGTGCCACCAGGCGAATGTCAACCACACCACTGTCACCAACTCCACCCCCCTGAGAGCGGCCTGCTTTGACGGGCGCCTGGACATTGTGAAATACCTGGTGGAACACCAGGCCAACATCGGCATCGCCAACAAGTATGACAACACCTGTCTGATGATCGCCGCCTACAAGGGCCACACGGACGTGGTGGGCTTTCTGCTGGAGCATGGCGCTGACCCCAATGCCAAGGCCCACTGCGGGGCCACCGCCCTGCACTTTGCTGCTGAGGCAGGCCACCTGGACATTGTGAAGGAGCTGGTGCGTTGCCAGGCAGCCATGGTGGTGAACGGCCATGGCATGACGCCGCTCAAAGTGGCGGCGGAGAGCTGCAAGGCGGACGTGGTGGAGCTGCTGCTGTTGCACGCCGAGTGTGACCCACACAGCCGCATCGAGGCTCTGGAGCTGCTGGGTGCCTCGTTCGCCAACGACCGGGAGAACTATGACATCCTCAAGActtaccactacctctacctggCCATGCTGGAGCGCCACCGCGATCTCGGCGCGCTCATCGCCAAGGAGCTGCTGCCACCCATCGAGGCCTATGGAGGTAGGGGCGAGTGCCGCACTCCGCAGGAGCTGGAGGCCATCCGGGCGGATCGCAATGCGCTGCACATGGAGGGCCTGATGGTGCGCGAGCGCATCCTAGGCTCGGACAACATCGACGTGTCACACCCCATCATCTACCGGGGTGCCGTGTATGCCGACAACATGGAGTTCGATCAGTGCATCAAGCTGTGGCTGCACGCGCTGCTCCTGCGCCAGAAGGGCAACCGCAACACTCACAAGGACCTGCTGCGCTTTGCCCAGGTTTTCTCCCAGATGGTGCACCTGAAGGAGCCGGTGGGGGCGGAGCCAGTGAAGCAGGTGCTGCACTGCAGCGTGCTGGAGATCCAGAGGAGCATGGCCAGGGTGGAAGCAGCGCCTGAGGCCGAGCTTCACACGGCCATGGACAACTACGAGTCTAACGTGTTCACCTTCCTTTACCTGGTGTGCATCAGCACCAAGACAGTGTGTGGTGAGGAGGAGCGCGCCCGCATCAACAAGCAGATCTACAACCTGATCCAGCTGGACCCGCGCTCGCGGGAGGGCTCGTCCCTCTTGCACCTGGCCATCAGCTCCAGCACTCCAGTGGATGACTTCCACACCAACGATGTGTGCACCTTTCCCAACGCGCAGGTAACCAAGCTGCTGCTGGACTGCGGCGCGCAAGTGAACGCGGTGGACCACGAGGGCAACAGTCCGTTGCACATCATTGTGCAGTACAACCGGCCCATCAGCGACTTCCTGACGCTGCACGCCATCATCATCAGCCTGGTGGAAGCGGGCGCCCACACTGACATGACCAACAAGCAAAAGAAGACGCCACTCGACAAGAGCACCACGGGAGTGTCGGAGATCCTGCTCAAGACCCAGATGAAGATGAGCCTCAAGTGCCTGGCGTCGCGGGCCGTGCGCCAGCACCAAATCACATACCGCAACCAGATCCCTAAGACTCTGGAGGAGTTTGTGGAGTTCCACTGA